The sequence AAGAAATATGTTGTTAAAAATTGTTGCAGTTGTTAAAATCCTTGGTAAAAATAACAGCCTTCtgtggaaaaaatgaaaatatctaCCAAGAagctaatgaaatttttttaagtctaATAGAAATGATTGTAGAATTTGATCCAATCATGCAAGAACATATTTGTCGAATTAAAGACTATAAAATTCACAATGATTACCTTGGGCATAATATACAAAATGAGTTAATAAATCTATTAGCAGATGAAATCAAaacaaaagttataaaaaaaaattaaggatgagaaatattatGCAATCATACCTGACTATACTCCAAATATAAGTCATCAAGAGCAAATATCTTTTGGATTAAGGTGTGTGGATATTTCATCAACTCCAATACAAGTTAATgagtattttttagaatttttaaaagtagATGATACAAGTGGGAAAAGTCTTTTTGATGCTATTATAgatgaattaaaaattgttgGACTTGATATTAATAACCTTAGGGGACAAAGATATTATAATAGATCTAATATGAAAGGAAAACATCAGGGTGTGTAGAAAAGATTTCTTGAAATTAATCCTAGATCATTTTATACTCCTTGTGGTTATCATAGTTTAAACTTAATACTTTGTGATATGGCTAACTCTTATCCTAAAGTTACATCTTTCTTTGCTGTGTTACAACATGTATacactttattttcttcttctacaaAAAGGTGGAAAATTTTACAAAACCATATACATAGCTTAACTCTTAAATGAAAGTTGTAAGATTTCATACTTTACAAATAACagaattatttaaaatcattaagaattaaggaatattttattttgtttgatataaaaaaaggcAATTGTTAGTGTacctcttttagtatttttttttcctccaaaaTTAACCTTTCCCTGGAAACAAATTTCAGGAATACGTTTGGGTGTACACCTATCCTTTAGTATTTGCAGTAATACGAAAGCCCTCTTCACGTAAGCACGGAAATTTCTTAATGCACCtctttattgttgttttaaatCATTATTAGAAAACTACCCTTAGATCCTTTAACCCGTCTCTTCTGCAGACCTGCAAATTGCAGTCACTCACGTACACGCCCACCTCCTACCCTTTGTTCGGATTCATCCATTTGATTTTGAGCgcattttatattgtttttcccTTCCTCAGTctcattcttctttttctctgtcTTGGAATCATCAAAATACGATGCCTCAATAATCTCCCTGCAGTCCAGTGCGTGAGAAACACACCTTTGATGTGTCCCATAATGCCGGACGAGAAGAAAATCACCAGAGTCAGACTGATTCAGTTCAACTTGGCAGAGGTTAGGGATTGGAGGGATATTGTCGGTGATTCAAGTTGGCAGGGGAATACAGAGTGCGAGAGATGGCGATTGTGACCTCATGTTCTTGATCGATTAAAGGAGGGGTTCGGTGAAGGAGAAGGTAAAGGAAGCATATGTTTCTTTCTATGCCGGACGACACTAAACTCCAGAATTAAATTtcggagaaagaaaagttgaaagtGGGTGCAGAAGTAAAAATCGAGGTGAAATAGTAATAGCCCTTCAGAATTTAGGTTAGGCCCAACCCGAGGAGTCATGCGCCAACCTCATAAACTGTTTTGAAGTCCTTCTCCATCGTTGCTTTGCTTTGGTGCAAAAGAGAGGAACAGAACAGAACTGAGAGAAGCAAGTGAAACCCTCAATCACCTAGGCTAAAATCGTCTCGTcttcattccttttttttccGGTAATTTCTTTTACCTTAGTTTTCTGTTCCAAAGTTGAATATTCTTCATCGGTTCCatattattactttttcttaAGTTCTAAAATTCAGTATTTACTTATTAATCATCCGTGCTCTGACCTTATAGTTTAAAGGAACCTTTTTgcctttatttttcacattataTAGGTAGCAAAAAAAATGATTGGATAAAGAAAGAAGCAAGTGGAAAGTTTAaatttattggataaatatcTCTCAGGTTTATAGAATTGAAAAGATTTCATTGATAATTGAGCAAACACAATGAGTGCTCCACCTCATCATGATGATGACGACGACAACGAAGAAGTTTTCCTTGATGAGTCTGACATCATCCATGAAGTTGCCATGGATAATGAAGATCTTCCTGACgctgatgatgattctgaactCCTCGGTATGAGCTTGTTGTAAATCCTTCTAAACTGCAATTTCAATATGTTTATATGTTGATATGCCTTGTGTGTGATTtctctattatttaaaaatgtcaACTGTTATTTTCTGTATTATACTTTCATTGATGCTGGAACTGAGATGTATTGTTTTTTAGTGtgttaattcatatattttaaaccATTTCAGAAGAGGATGAGGATGGTGACTTTGTGCACAAATTCACTGCTCATACCGGTAAGATTTctacttttttgtttgtttctgcTTAGCTAGCCTGATTCTGCCAAGCATTTAATTAGATTGTAATCAAATTCAGGATTCTAAGTAGCATGATATTCTGCAAGGGCTTTGTTGAcgaactaatattttttttgttcctttttcaaattttgaagtcatgtacTTAGTTGGGAattatgatgtttttttttatttcttgaattcTTGCTAGGGGAGTTGTACTCAGTTGCCTGCAGCCCAACAGATGCAGACTTGGTGGCTACTGCAGGCGGTGATGACAGAGGATTTCTCTGGAAGATTGGCCAAGGGGATTGGGCTTTTGAGCTTCAAGGTATTTGCATGACACTAGAGTTACTGATGGATTAATATTTTTCCATTTATCACCAGTGTCAAAATATTTGGTAAAATCAAGATAATGttaatttctatttattattaattttgtacaGGTCACGAAGAATCTGTATCCAGTTTAGCTTTTAGCTATGATGGACAGTGTTTGGCATCAGGAAGCTTAGATGGAATTATTAAAGTCTGGGATGTATCTGGAAATTTGGAAGGTAAAAAATTTGAAGGACCTGGAGGGGGCATTGAGGTGAGATTGTTAGTGAAAAcaagttgttatttttgtaGCTATTAGTAAAAGAAATATCAACTGGAAATGAAAGCAATAAACAAAACACACCCACCCTTAGTTTTCTtgcttttttctgtttttattagtTACTAAGTTAGATGCCATGAAATCTTTCAGTGGCTTAGGTGGCATCCAAGAGGACACATACTCTTAGCTGGTTCTGAGGATTTCAGCATTTGGATGTGGAATACTGATAATGCTGCCTTACTTAATACATTTATTGGTCATGGTGATAGTGTAACCTGTGGTGATTTTACTCCCGATGGTAgtaatttctcttcatcttgGTGCATTTTTTGTTAAATGTTATTTGTGGTATATATTTTTACACTCTTccatttctttttacttggtaCCTTAGGGAAAATAATATGTACTGGTTCTGATGATGCAACCTTGAGAATATGGAATCCAAAAACTGGAGAAAGCACTCATGTTGTGCGGGGTATGTAAATTGctcttttttgtgtgtgttaatTATGTTTGCTTTCTATTCCTCAGCAatgcattttttcaatttttcatgctTCCAATCTAAATAGTCTGTGGTCTTACAATTCTccatagttatttaaaaaaacaaattctgGAATCTTCCACAAGAAAAAAGGATGGGATGCAGTTTgagcaatttttaaattatgttttgtcTCTTTTCTCATATCAAGTAAGGACGGACAACATTCATGAGGTGAAACTTTGATGTTTATCAAGTCATGATAGTTTCACAAAAAATTGATGTCTAATCATTTTATTCTCATCTgcagattttcttttttccttctttttgcttTTGACAACCTGCTAGATTTTGCTTTGTAGGCCATCCATATCATACCGAGGGATTAACATGCTTGACAATAAATTCAACTTCAACTCTTGCTCTTTCTGGTTCTAAGGATGGATCGGTCCATATTGTGAATATCACCACAGGAAGAGTATGTGTTTTCATTGCATTTGATATTCACTGCATTATTGACTTTAGTCTATTTGTCTTGTCTTCTGTCTTTTCCTTTGGGTATGATGTCTCGTTATTTTGAGAAACCTTTGGTTGTTTGTGTCTTGGACTCTTGAGTAATGTTTCTACTTTCTAATATTCGTGTCATATGACTACAAATTTTATATCCTACTAAAATGTCAGAGATAATAGTTGCTTAAAAGAAATTCGAGGGTAAAATCATCTAATCCACTGGTTGATGCTAAATATCTTAGTATTTATTCAAAGAATAATAGCCTCTAATGTCAGTTGCAAtaatttgagtgaaaaacaattttttgttggatTACTGTTGTCTCGTGATTTCCTCTTTTCTGTCAAGCATGTGAGCATGTATGAGAATCAGATCAAAGAGCGTTTAGCAAGACTAGTTTCAGACTATATTGTACCTttgttgtaatttaattttcacaatTGCAAGACAGTCTGAGTGGTGATGCTCAATTCAACAGTAATTGCAAGCCAGCTCCTATCTTTTCCCCAATGTTGGTCAAGATTGGTATATTTTTGTCATTCTCAAGAAAATAGTTACTCAGTGGATTTGTGTATGGAATTTGACTAAATTAGTTAATCAGCTTGGCAATTTTGTAACTAGCTAGACTCGAGCTTGAGTAGGTCTTCAACTTAACCCTTATATTTTGTGTTATATGAAAGAACAAAAGTTTTCTAAGAATTATGTCCTTCAATAGTATATAGCCTGGCTTGTACTGTTTTTAGACCACATATCCTAACACTTTCACCACTTTACGCTGTGCTAATTGTTtcatttgtctctgcatgctgCAGATTTTATTAGCTTCCTGCTTTGTCTCTAATAATGAGTTTCATGTTTGACAGGTTGTTGATAATAATGCCCTTGCTTCTCATTCAGATTCCATTGAGTGTGTTGGGTTTGCACCAAGGTATGTGTTACAATTAACAAACTTCTCATAGCCTGTCTATATGTGCAATGCTGAACATTTTTATGTACTTGTACGCTTCTAGATTTATGCACATGcacaatgaaaattttattggaCAGAGGTTGTTTGAAGGGATGGAGATGCTGATCCACCAATATAATGTTACAGCCAAGAATATAGTCTTATTATCGGTAACAGCTTAACAGGCATAATATGATAGGGTTTATTTATAAAGATGAATAACCCAAGTGCCATTGACTCAAGATATGTTATTAGACTTGACCTAACCTTCAGTGACTTGGTTTATAGTATAAACActgttttaataaatattctatTTATTTCCAAAGAATAATAAACAGTCAAATGACCCAAACCTTgcttaaatatgaatatatagttTATGCATATGGAATTATGAATTGTTTGTTCTCTTAAATTTGATGTGTtcatcttcaaaaaaaaaaaatgaaccgaGTCATCAATAATGTTGTCCCTTAAAATTGTATGATAGTGGTTCCTGGGCTGCAGTTGGAGGCATGGATAAAAAACTTATCATCTGGGATATAGAGCATTTATTACCCCGAGGCACTTGTGAACATGAGGTTTGTTGGAATTGCTTTGTGCAAAGTTATCATGTTTGTGGCTTTGTGCATTCAGAGACTAAATGACTCTATGCAATTTTACCTTGActtgaaattgtaaaaaaaataaattcctaTATCTGATGCTTTAAAGGAATTTTGCCTTGTGCCCAGGATGGAGTGACATGTTTGGCATGGCTTGGTGCGTCTTATGTGGCTTCTGGTTGTGTGGATGGTAAGGTGAGATTGTGGGACAGCCGGTCTGGTGAATGCGTAAAAACATTGAAGGGGCACTCTGATGCCATTCAGTCTCTTTCTGTGTCTTCTAATCGCAATTACCTTGTCTCGGCCTCGGTTGATGGAACAGCTTGTGCTTTTGAGGTTGAAAATTTTCGGTGAACAATCCCTGTTGTATTATTGCATAGGATGAGGTTGTCATTCATCCAAGCAAATCCCTCTGTGTTTATGTCCTTGGAGGAGGGGATGTTACCTACAGAAATCATATTACATGAGTTTTTCCTGGACCCAGACAATCATATTGAACAAAAGGCTGGATATTTTTTTcgaagattattttttatctttaacatTATTGGTTTTGAATTATAATGTTCATACTTAGAGAATTGTGTATTCAATGAAGGTGGGAATTTTTCCTAAcagataattattatatgtaCAAGTTTTTCTTAGGGATTATTACATGCACAAGTTAACGGTTACCGGGAAACAAGTAATAAAATCCCCTAAAAGCTGCTTAGGCATCTTGTCAAATCACTTTGCTGTGCAAAACGTAACTAATTTGTAGCTGTTGTCTGGTGCgttcacaaattttaaaaagggctatgttaaaaaataatagaattacaAAGATTACACACAGGATTAAACTTCACAACattcattaatataatttgcTGAGCTTTCAAATTGTGGAGGAGGTATTTTCAGTTATTGGACTTAATTCGGTTAAAGCCCAATTAATACTTTACCTCCTGCACCTCCCTGGCGGATTGGGCATTTGATAATGTAATGGGGGTGTCTGAAGTAAAATTTGGAAGTGCAGGAAGTTTCACTCCTGTTAATAGTAGCCCATTGACATTGAGCTGATATGGATCTGAGTTggtttttctttcctttgtttcttcttctcattttaTGTTGTCGAAGATCAAGGTTTTTCTTCattgtttgtatttttaaaatgtttttatgaaaaagaaagaaagaagaatgttTGATGACATAATTTTAAAGGAAACGGACAACCAAATTCCCCCACTATTTCTTCCACTATCATCAACGAAAGGCTTTCATTCCCACTATGCTCCACATTTTTCCAGCACTGACTTACCGCGAAgccaaattaatatattatcctTGAAGATAAGAAAACTCCACTAATTACCATGATAATAATGATGCTACAATGAATGAATAAACTCCATATATCATttcctttctcaattttctaaaaaactgACGTTGTAGCTATAACTGTTGGGAATATCCTTAATTTCTTAGTATTGATGTTCTGGTTTTGAGGCTTTATTCTTTCTGCACTTGAGCCTTCTGACCCTGAAGAATCGAAGACGTTTCGAATATGTTTGGTAtagattatataataattattttaatctgattttatatataaaaaaaacttgtttataaTTCTCTTCTCATTTGTTTGATAGTAGTGATGAAAATCAGATTATAATATTAGATTAtttctattataaaataatttgcttaaataaaaactttaaagattGTGATTGACAGTTAacgaactatttttttatttgatttcatgaaattgattgttttaaatataaaaccattcactataaatattttaaattcattttttgtaattttactataaaaataattatttcagaCAATTGTAACAAAATAGATtatcttaaaattgtttttcatttaACACATTCAATTTTTCTCATTATCTAAATACATACTAAGAATgaaaaatgcatgaaatgattTATGAGTTCATTAAGAAAATGTTACCCTAATAACGGAGGTATTTTTGCAAGCATGGTTAAAGTTGCTcttgttttttggtttttgtttgaaaaaaaatttaaagcttcaaactgaaaaaataaaaatcatcaaacagatgattttttttttgtttttctgcttttaaaataaataaaattttaaaaaataataatcacttTGACCCAAATATTTTCACatagaattttataaaaattttactttttttgtttgaaaagaataacaatttaaatattaagcTTTATGGATGGAATCTCATATCTTGTATCCTAAGAAAATGACTTGTTTCCAGCTTCTATATGAAGTTTGTTGTCTTATTTAACTTGTTTCTTTCTTTGCTCTCGACCGCGTAATATTAACTTTTGCATATgttctctttttaaaaaaaaaatataaatatgttatcCTTGTGTCGTTTTTTTTATGTctagtatttaatttatat comes from Glycine soja cultivar W05 chromosome 20, ASM419377v2, whole genome shotgun sequence and encodes:
- the LOC114403674 gene encoding angio-associated migratory cell protein codes for the protein MSAPPHHDDDDDNEEVFLDESDIIHEVAMDNEDLPDADDDSELLEEDEDGDFVHKFTAHTGELYSVACSPTDADLVATAGGDDRGFLWKIGQGDWAFELQGHEESVSSLAFSYDGQCLASGSLDGIIKVWDVSGNLEGKKFEGPGGGIEWLRWHPRGHILLAGSEDFSIWMWNTDNAALLNTFIGHGDSVTCGDFTPDGKIICTGSDDATLRIWNPKTGESTHVVRGHPYHTEGLTCLTINSTSTLALSGSKDGSVHIVNITTGRVVDNNALASHSDSIECVGFAPSGSWAAVGGMDKKLIIWDIEHLLPRGTCEHEDGVTCLAWLGASYVASGCVDGKVRLWDSRSGECVKTLKGHSDAIQSLSVSSNRNYLVSASVDGTACAFEVENFR